Proteins encoded by one window of Vigna unguiculata cultivar IT97K-499-35 unplaced genomic scaffold, ASM411807v1 contig_20, whole genome shotgun sequence:
- the LOC114171315 gene encoding uncharacterized protein LOC114171315, translating into MAPPRRTSQSSQGDLPDIARAIEAMVAAMTQQSIAIMQQHEAAMQRQAVSLEQQQAVMQQMEVARVAAEDAHRQHMEALCQLEEKGDCPCCNGKTSPDVADQWLKDLERIFDAKTCSAENRLVVTIYMLTAEAEHWWTSTKSIMEERGEPVRWEAFRGKFLPEYFPDSIGYGKEVEFLQLTQGGKTMTDYAEKFKHLSRFYTLSLDEEWRCRKFENDIRGDIRLMVAPLSFKDFSALVEKATVMEKTKNEVEGQRPQQPQRIGRPFGSKPGHDERRKPYDRPPHQPQGSRGLPPQQGRV; encoded by the exons atggcacctcctcgtaggacttcACAATCGTCCCAAGGTGACTTGCCCGATATTGCCAGggcaatagaggcgatggtgGCTGCCATGACGCAGCAAAGCATAGCGATAATGCAACAGCATGAGGCAGCGATGCAGCGACAGGCGGTGTCGCTTGAGCAACAGCAggcagtgatgcagcagatggaggttGCACGTGTGGCTGCCGAGGATGCACAtaggcagcatatggaggccctctgCCAGTTGGAAGAGAAAGGCGACTGCCCTTGT TGCAACGGGAAGACGAGCCCTGACGTAGCAGACCAGTGGCTGAAGGATCTGGAGAGGATCTTTGATGCAAAAACATGCTCAGCGGAGAATAGGTTAGTTGTCACAATATACATGCTCACCGCGGAGGCTGAGCACTGGTGGACCAGTACcaaatccatcatggaggagagagGCGAGCCGGTAAGATGGGAGGCCTTTAGGGGGAAATTCCTCCCGGAATATTTCCCAGACAGCATTGGATATggcaaggaggtggaattcctccaactgacccagggagggaagacgaTGACTGActatgctgagaagttcaagcacctCAGCCGCTTTTATACCTTGTCGCTggatgaggagtggagatgccgaAAATTCGAGAACGACATCAGGGGagatattcgcttgatggtagcACCCTTATCCTTTAAGGATTTTTCCgctctggtggagaaggccaCGGTGATGGAGAAGACGAAGAATGAGGTAGAGGGTCAGCGGCCCCAACAGCCTCAGAGGATTGGTAGACCATTTGGGTCCAAGCCCGGACACGACGAGCGGAGGAAACCATATGATAGACCTCCCCATCAGCctcaggggtctaggggtcttcctccCCAGCAGGGTCGAGTGTAG